Proteins from a genomic interval of Nocardia sp. BMG51109:
- a CDS encoding peptidylprolyl isomerase, protein MPSNEQRREAAKRKLDRRLARQAERARKRKRLTIAGSVFGVVVIAAAAAGVYYLTRGDDQDAAAAGPDTSQSETPKAGPPPEPKAEPATVSCSYRDNGQAAKPVQKPTEADVSTTGAHTVAIQSSQGPIGIQLDAGASPCTVNSFVNLVNQDYYTGTPCHRLSTQGLKMLQCGDPTGKGDGGPGYGFDNEYPTDQYDPQQLQANPEPVQYKRGVVAMANTGQPGSNGSQFFLLYGDSELAPNYTIFGTVDEAGLQTLDKIAAAGDDGSMNPKPGGGKPNLPVTFDSVKMA, encoded by the coding sequence GTGCCGAGCAACGAACAGCGGCGAGAGGCGGCCAAACGCAAGCTGGATCGACGACTGGCCCGACAGGCCGAGCGGGCCCGCAAGCGCAAGCGACTCACCATCGCCGGATCCGTGTTCGGTGTCGTCGTCATCGCCGCGGCCGCGGCCGGTGTCTACTACTTGACCCGCGGCGACGACCAGGACGCCGCGGCCGCCGGCCCGGACACCTCGCAGTCGGAGACCCCGAAGGCCGGACCGCCGCCGGAGCCGAAGGCCGAGCCGGCGACCGTCAGCTGCTCGTACCGGGACAACGGCCAGGCGGCCAAGCCGGTCCAGAAGCCCACCGAGGCCGACGTCTCCACGACCGGGGCGCACACCGTCGCCATCCAGTCCAGCCAGGGCCCGATCGGCATCCAGCTCGACGCCGGCGCCTCGCCGTGCACGGTCAACAGTTTCGTGAACCTGGTGAACCAGGACTACTACACCGGCACGCCGTGCCACCGGCTCAGCACGCAGGGCCTGAAGATGTTGCAGTGCGGCGATCCGACCGGCAAGGGCGACGGCGGCCCGGGCTACGGCTTCGACAACGAATATCCCACCGACCAGTACGACCCCCAGCAGCTGCAGGCCAACCCGGAGCCGGTGCAGTACAAGCGCGGCGTGGTCGCCATGGCCAACACCGGTCAGCCCGGGAGCAACGGCAGCCAGTTCTTCCTGCTCTACGGCGATTCCGAGCTAGCGCCGAACTACACCATCTTCGGCACCGTGGACGAGGCCGGGCTGCAGACCCTCGACAAGATCGCGGCGGCGGGCGACGACGGCTCGATGAATCCGAAGCCCGGCGGGGGCAAGCCGAACCTGCCGGTCACCTTCGACTCGGTGAAGATGGCCTGA
- a CDS encoding malate dehydrogenase — translation MSPTARTPVTVTVTGGAGQIAYGLLFRIASGAMLGPQTPVRLRLLEVPAAVGALEGVAMELEDGAFPLLRSVDISDDPWVGFDGAGVALLVGARPRTAGMERGDLLAANGPIFTEQGAALNASAADDVKVLVVGNPANTNAFIAMSNAPDVPVERFTALTRLDHNRAVAQLAKKTGAPAARIRRMSVWGNHSATQYPDLTHALVEDRLAVDVVDDIAWVRDDFIPTVQQRGTAIIQARGASSAASAASAALDHIHDWVLGTPAGDWVSMAVPSDGSYGVPEGLISSFPVTCADGGYTVVPDLPIGEFSRERIDLSVAELVSERDAVIDLGFAKKR, via the coding sequence GTGAGCCCGACCGCCCGCACGCCCGTGACCGTCACCGTGACCGGCGGCGCCGGTCAGATCGCCTACGGTTTGCTGTTCCGGATCGCCTCCGGGGCGATGCTCGGGCCACAGACGCCGGTCCGGCTGCGGCTGCTCGAGGTGCCCGCGGCGGTCGGCGCCCTGGAGGGCGTGGCGATGGAGCTCGAGGACGGCGCGTTCCCGCTGCTCCGATCGGTCGACATCAGCGACGACCCGTGGGTCGGGTTCGACGGTGCCGGTGTGGCGCTTTTGGTGGGCGCGCGGCCGCGCACCGCCGGAATGGAGCGCGGGGATCTGCTCGCCGCCAACGGCCCGATCTTCACCGAACAGGGCGCGGCCCTCAACGCCAGCGCCGCCGACGACGTGAAGGTGCTGGTCGTCGGCAATCCGGCCAATACCAACGCCTTCATCGCGATGAGCAATGCGCCCGACGTGCCGGTCGAACGGTTCACCGCGCTGACCCGGCTCGACCACAACCGCGCCGTCGCGCAGCTGGCGAAGAAGACCGGCGCGCCGGCCGCCCGCATCCGCCGGATGAGCGTGTGGGGCAACCACTCGGCCACCCAGTACCCCGATCTCACCCATGCCCTCGTCGAGGATCGCCTCGCCGTCGACGTGGTCGACGACATCGCCTGGGTCCGTGACGATTTCATTCCGACCGTGCAGCAGCGTGGCACCGCCATCATCCAGGCCCGCGGCGCGTCGTCGGCGGCCAGTGCGGCGAGCGCGGCCCTCGACCACATCCACGACTGGGTGCTGGGCACCCCGGCCGGCGACTGGGTGTCGATGGCGGTGCCGTCGGACGGCTCCTACGGCGTTCCCGAGGGCCTGATCAGCTCGTTCCCCGTCACCTGCGCCGACGGCGGCTACACCGTCGTCCCCGATCTGCCGATCGGCGAATTCTCCCGTGAGCGCATCGATCTCAGCGTGGCCGAGCTGGTGTCCGAGCGGGACGCGGTCATCGATCTCGGCTTCGCCAAGAAGCGCTGA
- the hisS gene encoding histidine--tRNA ligase, producing the protein MTKTSSFAAPKGFPDYLPPDSAQFVAVRDALVRAARLAGYGHAELPIFEETGLFARGVGESTDVVSKEMWTFPDRKDRSMTLRPEGTASVMRAVIEHGLDRGALPVKLCYAGPFFRYENVQAGRYRQLQQVGVEAIGVDDPALDAEVIAVADAGFRSLGLAGFRLEITSLGDDTCRPQYRELLQQFLSRLPLDEETRRRAQINPLRVLDDKRPEVRELTAEAPLMVDHLSDSAKEHFEQVLGNLDGLGVPYVLNPRMVRGLDYYTKTTFEFVHDGLGAQSGIGGGGRYDGLMAELGGQPLSGIGFGLGVDRAILALAAEGRTAADPAQVDVFGVPLGEAAKSRLVVLAGRLRAAGVRVDLAYGGRGVKGAMKAADRSGAKFALVLGDRDLAAGEIGLKDLATGDQRQIPLDDAVAAVAAALAGDR; encoded by the coding sequence GTGACCAAGACCAGCAGCTTCGCCGCCCCGAAGGGTTTCCCGGACTACCTGCCGCCCGACTCCGCGCAGTTCGTCGCCGTGCGCGACGCACTCGTCCGGGCCGCCCGGCTGGCCGGTTACGGGCATGCGGAGCTGCCGATCTTCGAGGAGACGGGGCTGTTCGCGCGCGGCGTCGGCGAGTCCACCGACGTGGTCAGCAAGGAGATGTGGACCTTCCCCGACCGCAAGGACCGCAGCATGACGCTGCGCCCCGAGGGCACGGCCTCGGTGATGCGCGCGGTGATCGAGCACGGGCTCGACCGCGGCGCCCTGCCGGTCAAGCTCTGCTACGCGGGCCCGTTCTTCCGCTACGAGAACGTGCAGGCCGGCCGCTACCGGCAGCTGCAACAGGTCGGCGTGGAGGCCATCGGGGTGGACGATCCGGCGCTGGACGCGGAGGTGATCGCCGTCGCCGACGCCGGTTTCCGCTCGCTCGGCCTGGCGGGATTCCGGCTGGAGATCACCTCGCTGGGCGACGACACCTGCCGCCCGCAGTACCGGGAACTGTTGCAGCAGTTCCTGTCCCGGCTGCCGCTGGACGAGGAGACGCGGCGGCGCGCGCAGATCAATCCGCTGCGGGTGCTCGACGACAAGCGGCCGGAGGTCCGGGAGCTGACCGCCGAGGCCCCGCTGATGGTCGACCACCTGTCCGATTCGGCGAAGGAACACTTCGAACAGGTGCTCGGGAATCTGGACGGGCTCGGCGTGCCGTACGTCCTGAATCCGCGGATGGTGCGCGGGCTGGACTACTACACCAAGACCACGTTCGAGTTCGTGCACGACGGGCTGGGCGCGCAGTCGGGCATCGGCGGCGGCGGCCGCTACGACGGGCTGATGGCGGAACTGGGCGGACAACCGCTGTCGGGCATCGGTTTCGGCCTGGGCGTGGACCGGGCCATCCTGGCGCTCGCGGCGGAGGGCCGCACGGCGGCCGATCCGGCCCAGGTCGACGTGTTCGGGGTGCCGCTGGGCGAGGCGGCCAAGAGCCGGCTGGTGGTGCTGGCCGGTCGGCTGCGCGCGGCCGGCGTCCGGGTCGACCTCGCCTACGGCGGGCGCGGCGTGAAGGGCGCGATGAAGGCCGCCGACCGGTCGGGCGCGAAATTCGCCCTGGTACTGGGCGACCGCGACCTGGCCGCCGGCGAGATCGGCCTGAAGGATCTGGCCACCGGTGACCAGCGGCAGATCCCGCTCGACGACGCGGTCGCCGCGGTCGCCGCCGCCCTGGCCGGCGATCGGTAG